In Holophagales bacterium, one DNA window encodes the following:
- a CDS encoding DnaJ domain-containing protein, producing the protein MPKDYYLILGVPRNATTEQIRDRFRELARTRHPDRFQGDARARAEKEFQDLTEAFNILANAEKRRQHDQDSVRPEASSPAADAQRLSRFHVQTGVKLYRERNYVQAAESFQRATEADPANHQAWHHFAQACSHHRRYMNQALPAIARACDLQPMNPTYLKLAGRLHAQVGLVERADWYYNQAITWGGEDEAVRQALEDLRKSSKKAGWGLFGKVG; encoded by the coding sequence GTGCCCAAGGACTACTACCTGATCCTGGGCGTGCCTCGCAACGCGACGACGGAACAGATCCGTGACCGCTTCCGCGAGCTCGCGCGAACGAGGCATCCGGACCGCTTCCAGGGAGATGCTCGCGCGCGAGCGGAGAAAGAGTTCCAGGACCTCACCGAGGCATTCAACATCCTGGCCAACGCCGAGAAGCGGCGGCAGCACGATCAAGACTCGGTCCGTCCGGAAGCGAGCTCGCCGGCAGCCGACGCCCAGCGCCTCTCGCGATTCCACGTGCAGACGGGAGTCAAGCTCTACCGGGAGCGCAACTACGTGCAAGCGGCGGAGAGCTTCCAGCGGGCGACGGAAGCCGATCCAGCCAATCACCAGGCTTGGCACCACTTCGCCCAGGCCTGCAGCCACCATCGCCGCTACATGAATCAGGCGCTGCCGGCGATCGCCCGAGCCTGTGACCTTCAACCGATGAATCCTACGTATCTCAAGCTGGCTGGCCGGCTGCACGCCCAGGTCGGTCTGGTTGAGCGCGCAGATTGGTACTACAATCAAGCGATTACGTGGGGTGGTGAAGACGAGGCGGTGCGACAGGCCCTCGAGGATCTGAGGAAGTCCTCGAAAAAGGCGGGGTGGGGCCTTTTCGGAAAGGTTGGCTGA
- a CDS encoding long-chain fatty acid--CoA ligase produces the protein MSIRTLADLISVIASRHKPDALLQKVGGRYEPISTAEFLTRILRLSKALADSGIAPGDRVALMAENGPHWPTIDFATIAKAGVLVPIYPTLLPDQAAYIVRDSGARMLFVQGRERLEGLLAKRAEMPSVELIVSIDASAPGSEFTTLEALYELGRDADPAEFDAGLKLAKPEDLATLIYTSGTTGDPKGVMLTHGNIVSNVVTGTQILELKPEYVALSFLPLSHSFERTVDYCYFYCGCSIAYAESIQTVAQNIAEVKPHLFVAVPRVYEKVQAKVVETASQGSALKQRIFNWAIGVGKQAVSYRMREETPPGMLGVELALADRLVFSKLRERLGGRLVFAISGGAPLSRDTAEFFWGAGIRIFEGYGLTETSPVITVNAFRAAKLGSVGRPMAGIEVRIAEDGEILARGPNIMRGYFGKPEATAEVIDTQGWFHTGDIGQVDAEGFLAITDRKKELIVNAYGKNIAPAPIENALKASRYLSQAVVIGDRRQYLCALLVPDFEALASWAAKQGVAGGPAEQIAHPKVRELVQHEVDSVNAGLARYEQIRAWELLPAEFTIESGEITPTLKVKRRVINTKYGDLIERLYAGVEA, from the coding sequence ATGTCCATTCGCACGCTCGCCGACCTGATCTCGGTGATCGCCAGCCGCCACAAGCCGGACGCACTGTTGCAGAAGGTCGGCGGGCGATACGAGCCCATCTCAACTGCGGAGTTCCTCACCCGGATTCTCCGCCTGAGCAAGGCGCTCGCCGACTCGGGAATCGCCCCCGGCGACCGTGTGGCCCTGATGGCCGAGAACGGTCCGCACTGGCCGACCATCGACTTCGCCACGATCGCCAAGGCTGGCGTGCTGGTGCCGATCTATCCGACGCTCCTGCCGGACCAGGCGGCGTACATCGTGCGCGACAGTGGCGCGCGGATGCTCTTCGTCCAGGGTCGCGAACGGCTCGAGGGACTGCTCGCCAAGCGCGCCGAGATGCCGAGCGTCGAGCTCATCGTCTCGATCGACGCGAGCGCCCCGGGGAGCGAATTCACCACGCTCGAAGCACTCTACGAGTTGGGCCGCGACGCCGATCCGGCCGAGTTCGACGCCGGCCTGAAGCTGGCCAAACCCGAAGACCTCGCCACGCTGATCTACACCTCCGGCACCACCGGCGACCCCAAGGGCGTGATGCTCACCCACGGCAACATCGTGTCGAACGTCGTCACCGGCACGCAGATCCTCGAGCTCAAGCCCGAGTACGTGGCCCTCTCGTTCCTCCCGCTCTCGCACTCCTTCGAGCGGACCGTCGACTACTGCTACTTCTACTGCGGCTGTTCGATCGCCTACGCCGAGTCGATCCAGACGGTGGCGCAGAACATCGCCGAAGTGAAGCCGCATCTGTTCGTCGCGGTGCCGCGCGTGTACGAGAAGGTCCAGGCCAAGGTGGTGGAGACGGCGAGCCAGGGCTCCGCGCTCAAGCAGCGCATCTTCAATTGGGCCATCGGCGTCGGCAAGCAGGCGGTGAGCTATCGCATGCGCGAGGAGACGCCTCCGGGGATGCTCGGCGTCGAGCTGGCCCTGGCCGACCGGCTGGTCTTCAGCAAGCTGCGCGAACGGCTCGGCGGCCGGCTGGTGTTCGCCATCTCCGGCGGGGCGCCCCTCTCGCGCGACACCGCCGAGTTCTTCTGGGGCGCCGGCATCCGCATCTTCGAAGGCTACGGACTGACCGAAACTTCGCCCGTAATCACCGTCAACGCCTTCCGAGCCGCCAAGCTCGGCTCGGTCGGCCGGCCGATGGCCGGCATCGAGGTCCGGATCGCCGAGGACGGCGAGATCCTCGCCCGCGGCCCGAACATCATGCGCGGCTACTTCGGCAAGCCGGAGGCGACCGCGGAGGTCATCGACACACAGGGCTGGTTCCACACCGGCGACATCGGCCAGGTCGACGCCGAGGGGTTCCTGGCGATCACCGACCGCAAGAAGGAGCTGATCGTCAACGCCTACGGCAAGAACATCGCCCCGGCGCCGATCGAGAACGCGCTCAAGGCGAGCCGCTACCTCTCGCAGGCCGTCGTCATCGGCGATCGGCGGCAGTACCTCTGCGCACTCTTGGTGCCCGACTTCGAGGCGCTCGCTTCGTGGGCCGCCAAGCAGGGCGTCGCGGGCGGGCCGGCCGAGCAGATCGCCCATCCGAAGGTCCGTGAGCTCGTCCAGCACGAGGTCGATTCGGTCAACGCCGGCCTGGCGCGCTACGAGCAGATCCGCGCCTGGGAGCTGCTGCCGGCCGAGTTCACGATCGAGAGCGGCGAGATCACCCCCACCCTCAAGGTGAAGCGCCGGGTGATCAACACCAAGTACGGCGACCTGATCGAGCGGCTCTACGCCGGCGTGGAGGCCTGA
- a CDS encoding enoyl-CoA hydratase/isomerase family protein, with the protein MPRAFHLAVGVDRLATLTFDLPGRKVNLLDRDGLEELDQLVADLALRREIGCLVLCSSKPGSFVAGADLAAIAEVVDPVEAEAGSRFGHRIFSAWESLPFPTIAAIEGTCLGGGTDLALASTYRVVADRDDLRIGMPEVALGLVPGWGGCVRLPRLVGLSAALDLILSAQPIDARRSLRLGLADAVLPAATFATEVRRFAAAVADRPRPRRSGPLTLLLEGNRIGRALLIEQARRRVLRETRGHEPAPLRALAVIRTGLDRGRAAGFDAEARALGELATSAVARNLLHLFRLREARRRALTTPDALSIDQVAVIGAGTLGAGLARLVVDRAAVPVRLRDSRPEALGAAMGQAAARFRRQVDGQEISLPELSRRLALLRPTTDASGLARADLAIEAGSDELASKQRVVAELDAQVPPTALLATTTSSLSVAAIGAGLPGRQRLVGLHFLPPVDRGGVVEVVAASSTAESAVEAAARFVARLGKTPIVVTDSPGFLVHRLLGFYSAEALWLLDEGAPIEAIDGAMHDWGMPMGPLRLADEGGLETLARMTHLLREAFPERFFVPAWLDRIPDNGRLGVRSGRGLYQHETGREPRPDPSVYDLIGVVPGTRPMDRSRLLERMLLPLVNEAARCLEEGVVGSAGDLDLALVLGSGFPPFRGGLARWADEQGLDALVERLRALAGAHGPRFEPSAALLELAARGGFHAEPSRPAV; encoded by the coding sequence GTGCCGAGGGCCTTCCACCTGGCGGTCGGTGTCGACCGTCTGGCGACGCTGACCTTCGATCTTCCGGGCCGGAAGGTCAACCTCCTCGACCGCGACGGCCTCGAAGAGCTCGACCAACTCGTCGCCGATCTCGCGTTGCGGCGCGAAATCGGTTGTCTCGTCCTCTGCTCGTCCAAGCCGGGGAGCTTCGTCGCCGGAGCCGACCTGGCGGCGATCGCCGAGGTCGTCGACCCGGTCGAGGCCGAGGCCGGCTCTCGATTCGGCCATCGGATCTTCTCGGCCTGGGAGTCGCTGCCGTTCCCCACGATCGCCGCCATCGAGGGGACCTGTCTCGGCGGGGGCACCGACCTCGCTCTCGCTTCGACCTACCGGGTGGTTGCCGATCGCGACGATCTCCGCATCGGAATGCCCGAGGTCGCGTTGGGCCTCGTCCCGGGATGGGGCGGGTGCGTTCGCCTGCCTCGGCTCGTCGGGCTCTCCGCGGCGCTCGATCTCATCCTCTCGGCGCAGCCCATCGACGCCCGCCGTTCGCTTCGACTCGGTCTTGCCGACGCGGTGCTGCCAGCCGCCACTTTTGCCACCGAGGTGCGGCGCTTTGCCGCCGCCGTCGCCGATCGCCCGCGCCCGCGGCGTTCGGGTCCGCTCACGCTCCTGCTCGAGGGCAACCGGATCGGCCGAGCGCTCCTCATCGAGCAGGCACGCCGCCGTGTCCTGCGGGAAACTCGCGGTCACGAACCGGCGCCACTGCGCGCTCTTGCCGTGATCCGCACGGGGCTCGACCGCGGCCGCGCCGCGGGTTTCGACGCCGAGGCGCGAGCCCTCGGCGAGCTCGCCACCTCGGCGGTGGCCAGGAACCTCCTGCACCTCTTCCGCCTCCGCGAAGCCCGGCGCCGCGCGCTCACGACGCCCGACGCACTGTCGATCGACCAGGTGGCGGTGATCGGGGCCGGAACGCTGGGTGCCGGCCTCGCTCGGCTCGTCGTCGATCGGGCCGCGGTTCCGGTGCGCCTCCGCGACTCGCGACCCGAGGCGCTCGGGGCCGCGATGGGCCAGGCCGCGGCACGATTCCGTCGGCAGGTCGACGGGCAAGAGATCTCGCTGCCGGAGCTCTCGCGGCGGCTCGCCCTGCTCCGGCCGACGACCGACGCGAGTGGCCTTGCCCGGGCCGATCTGGCGATCGAAGCCGGAAGCGACGAGCTCGCGTCCAAACAGCGCGTGGTCGCCGAGCTCGACGCTCAGGTCCCGCCGACGGCCCTCCTCGCCACGACCACCTCGTCCCTTTCGGTCGCGGCGATCGGCGCCGGACTGCCCGGTCGCCAGCGTCTCGTCGGGCTCCACTTCCTCCCTCCCGTCGACCGGGGAGGGGTCGTCGAGGTGGTGGCCGCGAGCTCGACGGCGGAATCGGCGGTTGAGGCGGCCGCACGCTTCGTCGCCCGTCTCGGCAAGACCCCGATCGTCGTCACCGATTCGCCGGGATTCCTGGTCCACCGCCTGCTGGGCTTCTATTCGGCCGAGGCGCTCTGGCTGCTCGACGAGGGCGCGCCGATCGAGGCCATCGATGGCGCCATGCACGACTGGGGCATGCCGATGGGGCCGCTCCGGCTTGCCGACGAGGGCGGCCTCGAGACCTTGGCCAGGATGACGCACCTGCTGCGCGAGGCCTTCCCCGAACGGTTCTTCGTTCCCGCCTGGCTCGACCGGATTCCCGACAACGGACGGCTGGGGGTCCGCAGCGGTCGCGGTCTGTACCAGCACGAGACCGGCCGGGAACCGCGCCCCGACCCCTCGGTCTACGATCTGATCGGCGTCGTTCCGGGAACCCGGCCGATGGACCGGTCGAGGCTCCTCGAACGGATGCTCCTGCCGCTGGTCAACGAAGCGGCGCGCTGTCTCGAGGAAGGGGTGGTCGGCTCGGCCGGGGATCTCGACCTCGCCCTCGTCCTGGGCTCGGGCTTCCCGCCGTTTCGCGGCGGGCTCGCCCGCTGGGCCGACGAGCAGGGGCTGGATGCGCTCGTCGAGCGTCTGCGGGCGCTCGCCGGAGCCCACGGTCCGCGGTTCGAGCCGTCGGCAGCACTCCTCGAGCTCGCCGCACGAGGCGGGTTCCACGCCGAGCCCTCGCGGCCCGCCGTTTGA
- a CDS encoding Stp1/IreP family PP2C-type Ser/Thr phosphatase, protein MLRAKAVGLSDVGMMRSHNEDCFDIDPQLQMFVVADGMGGHSHGEIASRIAVEAIRDFVRSTADQDKTWPFVYDARLHRHSNRLKAAIRIAHDRVLRAIRQDGSLHGMGTTVVGILVEDGVAAVAHVGDSRAYRLRGGRLELLTQDHTWVNEQVVAGYLSEEQARSHPLKNVVTRALGGDTEVAVDVREWEVQPGDLFLLCSDGLTTMLADGEILDQLSSEADLDLACRSLVRSANARGGFDNVTVLLARVVEPADEA, encoded by the coding sequence ATGCTGCGAGCCAAGGCGGTCGGGCTCTCCGACGTCGGAATGATGCGGAGCCACAACGAGGACTGCTTCGACATCGACCCGCAGTTGCAGATGTTCGTGGTCGCCGACGGCATGGGCGGTCACAGTCACGGCGAGATCGCGTCGCGAATCGCCGTCGAGGCCATCCGCGACTTCGTCCGGTCGACCGCCGATCAGGACAAGACCTGGCCCTTCGTCTACGACGCACGACTCCATCGCCATTCGAATCGGCTGAAAGCGGCGATCCGCATCGCCCACGATCGGGTGCTCCGCGCCATTCGCCAGGATGGGTCGCTCCACGGGATGGGGACGACCGTCGTCGGCATCCTGGTCGAAGACGGTGTCGCGGCGGTCGCGCACGTCGGCGACAGCCGCGCCTACCGGTTGCGCGGCGGGCGGCTCGAGCTCTTGACCCAGGACCACACCTGGGTCAACGAGCAGGTCGTCGCGGGCTACCTGTCGGAAGAGCAGGCACGCAGTCACCCGCTGAAGAACGTGGTCACGCGGGCCCTGGGCGGCGACACCGAGGTGGCGGTCGACGTCCGCGAATGGGAGGTGCAGCCTGGTGACCTCTTCCTGCTCTGCTCGGACGGACTGACCACCATGCTCGCCGACGGCGAGATCCTCGACCAGCTTTCGTCCGAGGCCGACCTCGACCTCGCCTGCCGGTCGCTGGTGCGCTCGGCCAACGCGCGGGGCGGGTTCGACAACGTCACGGTGCTTCTCGCCCGCGTGGTCGAGCCGGCCGACGAAGCCTGA
- a CDS encoding VWA domain-containing protein, whose translation MVSTLATLALFAALSSVSPTPGAVPPTVAEQVSVSEALLDVVVTGRDDRTVLGLGPDDFRVEVAGREAAPIAATFYSNRRFLGDAATAQAAGIADREASEGRIFVLFFHDQKQLESDRFSFVGQQLEAGRRAAEWVATGLLPGDRAAVVGFDSRLRLYADLTDDRVALREAVLAAVTGRTKAADWPSRRASGSPGASELAARLPAGDALRDRTPRIYDALQLVADALAPVRGRKNLILFSRGIGELGAFGEYRKDPRYYTKTQETLNAANVAVYGVNTGPEPGLAILDGVSELASDTGGALYRIFVSFTTPLEQIAAATNGYYLLAVPTPDDAAPGSYVEAKVRCRNPELRCTGRQGFRMTGK comes from the coding sequence ATGGTCTCGACACTCGCCACGCTCGCCTTGTTCGCCGCTCTCTCGTCCGTCTCCCCGACGCCGGGAGCGGTTCCGCCGACGGTCGCCGAGCAGGTCTCGGTCTCCGAGGCCCTGCTCGACGTGGTGGTCACCGGGCGCGATGACCGCACGGTGCTCGGCCTCGGCCCGGACGACTTCCGCGTCGAGGTCGCCGGCCGCGAAGCAGCGCCGATCGCTGCGACCTTCTACAGCAACCGCCGGTTCCTCGGTGACGCGGCCACCGCGCAGGCCGCCGGAATCGCTGACCGCGAGGCCAGCGAGGGCAGGATCTTCGTCCTCTTCTTCCACGATCAGAAGCAGCTCGAGTCCGATCGTTTCTCCTTCGTCGGTCAGCAGCTCGAAGCAGGCCGGCGCGCCGCGGAGTGGGTGGCGACGGGTCTCCTGCCGGGAGATCGTGCGGCCGTCGTCGGCTTCGACTCGCGGCTGCGTCTCTACGCCGACCTGACCGACGATCGCGTGGCGCTGCGCGAGGCCGTGCTGGCCGCTGTCACCGGCCGCACGAAGGCAGCCGACTGGCCCTCGCGCCGAGCAAGCGGGTCTCCCGGAGCCTCCGAGCTCGCCGCTCGCCTCCCGGCGGGCGATGCGCTGCGTGACCGCACACCGCGCATCTACGATGCGCTGCAGCTCGTGGCGGACGCCCTCGCCCCCGTGCGAGGACGCAAGAACCTCATCCTCTTCTCGCGCGGCATCGGCGAGCTCGGCGCCTTCGGCGAGTACCGGAAGGACCCCCGCTACTACACGAAGACCCAGGAGACGCTCAACGCCGCCAACGTGGCGGTCTACGGCGTCAATACGGGACCGGAACCGGGGCTCGCGATCCTCGACGGAGTGAGCGAGCTCGCTTCCGACACCGGCGGGGCGCTCTACCGCATCTTCGTGAGCTTCACCACCCCGCTCGAACAGATCGCCGCCGCGACGAACGGCTATTACTTGCTGGCGGTCCCGACCCCGGACGACGCCGCTCCCGGCAGCTATGTCGAAGCGAAGGTGCGGTGTCGCAATCCCGAGCTGCGCTGCACCGGGCGCCAGGGGTTCCGGATGACGGGAAAGTAG